The following are encoded in a window of Danio aesculapii chromosome 12, fDanAes4.1, whole genome shotgun sequence genomic DNA:
- the hpdl gene encoding 4-hydroxyphenylpyruvate dioxygenase-like protein isoform X2, with the protein MAAYLSRLHHISLQVSNVDKVAHELVSRFQFNVFAARRAERAKQLALRRGSAVFVVNERPSLSDCGAVRDHRDAGCVFGAHEHYPVDTVSNVCFEVTDVPSASRALRDHGGCEFLQPPAELQDDRGRVTFSIVRSPVGNVCHTLIDSSRYQGPFLPGFHEVSSGCQGADRSRCPITHFDHITYACPRSSTAHITGWYGRNFGFKRFFIDRNEDVDEGYVLNHDGIGLRLTAMEYWKCSESGINLPFKDEKEPDCKFVIAESLPEQGRNQVDTFLDEHRGAGIQHIGLYTEDIVKTAQTLSEAGVQFFSPPPAYYTEVGKQQEMLDAGYDPQTLSRYGILLDTDIQTHTDRTTDGHRHLLQVFTKPLFAEDTFFLELIERRGATGFGEGNIRALWRSVQAYMENGEHQERQSKKQQSKQR; encoded by the exons ATGGCGGCCTATTTGAGCCGGCTGCACCACATTTCCCTTCAGGTTTCAAACGTGGATAAAGTCGCGCACGAGCTCGTGTCGCGGTTCCAGTTTAACGTGTTCGCGGCGCGACGGGCAGAACGGGCGAAGCAGCTCGCGCTCCGCAGAGGATCCGCGGTGTTCGTGGTGAACGAGAGACCGAGTCTGAGTGACTGCGGCGCTGTCAGAGATCACCGGGACGCGGGCTGTGTGTTCGGGGCTCATGAGCACTACCCGGTGGACACCGTCAGTAACGTGTGCTTCGAGGTGACCGATGTACCGAGCGCGAGCCGCGCGCTCCGGGATCACGGCGGGTGTGAGTTCCTCCAGCCGCCCGCGGAGCTCCAG GATGACCGTGGCCGGGTCACCTTCTCCATTGTGCGTTCCCCGGTGGGTAACGTGTGCCACACACTCATCGACAGCTCCCGGTACCAGGGACCATTCCTGCCCGGTTTCCATGAGGTGAGCTCGGGCTGTCAGGGTGCAGACCGCTCCCGGTGTCCCATCACTCACTTTGACCACATCACATACGCCTGTCCGAGGAGCAGCACAGCGCACATCACTGGCTGGTATGGGAGAAACTTCGGCTTCAAGAGGTTCTTCATTGACAG GAATGAGGATGTAGATGAGGGATACGTGTTGAACCATGACGGGATCGGGCTGCGTTTGACAGCTATGGAATACTGGAAATGTAGTGAGTCTGGAATTAACCTGCCCTTTAAAGATGAAAAGGAGCCAGACTGCAAGTTTGTGATCGCAGAGTCTCTCCCTGAGCAAG GCAGGAATCAGGTGGACACGTTTCTGGATGAGCACAGAGGAGCAGGAATCCAGCACATCGGCCTGTACACCGAGGACATCGTGAAAACAGCTCAAACTCTGAGTGAGGCCGGAGTTCAGTTCTTCTCTCCTCCTCCGGCGTACTACACTGAG GTGGGGAAGCAGCAGGAGATGTTGGATGCAGGTTATGATCCTCAAACACTAAGTCGATATGGGATTCTGCTGGACACTGACATCCAGACGCACACAGACAGGACCACAGATGGCCATCG GCACCTTCTGCAAGTCTTTACCAAGCCGCTGTTCGCAGAGGACACGTTTTTCCTGGAGCTGATCGAGCGCAGAGGAGCGACAGGCTTCGGCGAGGGGAACATCCGAGCGCTTTGGAGATCCGTTCAGGCCTACATGGAGAACGGAGAACATCAAGAGAGGCAGAGCAAAAAGCAGCAGAGCAAACAGCGCTGA
- the hpdl gene encoding 4-hydroxyphenylpyruvate dioxygenase-like protein isoform X1, whose product MAAYLSRLHHISLQVSNVDKVAHELVSRFQFNVFAARRAERAKQLALRRGSAVFVVNERPSLSDCGAVRDHRDAGCVFGAHEHYPVDTVSNVCFEVTDVPSASRALRDHGGCEFLQPPAELQDDRGRVTFSIVRSPVGNVCHTLIDSSRYQGPFLPGFHEVSSGCQGADRSRCPITHFDHITYACPRSSTAHITGWYGRNFGFKRFFIDRNEDVDEGYVLNHDGIGLRLTAMEYWKCSESGINLPFKDEKEPDCKFVIAESLPEQGDISDLLHIKGRNQVDTFLDEHRGAGIQHIGLYTEDIVKTAQTLSEAGVQFFSPPPAYYTEVGKQQEMLDAGYDPQTLSRYGILLDTDIQTHTDRTTDGHRHLLQVFTKPLFAEDTFFLELIERRGATGFGEGNIRALWRSVQAYMENGEHQERQSKKQQSKQR is encoded by the exons ATGGCGGCCTATTTGAGCCGGCTGCACCACATTTCCCTTCAGGTTTCAAACGTGGATAAAGTCGCGCACGAGCTCGTGTCGCGGTTCCAGTTTAACGTGTTCGCGGCGCGACGGGCAGAACGGGCGAAGCAGCTCGCGCTCCGCAGAGGATCCGCGGTGTTCGTGGTGAACGAGAGACCGAGTCTGAGTGACTGCGGCGCTGTCAGAGATCACCGGGACGCGGGCTGTGTGTTCGGGGCTCATGAGCACTACCCGGTGGACACCGTCAGTAACGTGTGCTTCGAGGTGACCGATGTACCGAGCGCGAGCCGCGCGCTCCGGGATCACGGCGGGTGTGAGTTCCTCCAGCCGCCCGCGGAGCTCCAG GATGACCGTGGCCGGGTCACCTTCTCCATTGTGCGTTCCCCGGTGGGTAACGTGTGCCACACACTCATCGACAGCTCCCGGTACCAGGGACCATTCCTGCCCGGTTTCCATGAGGTGAGCTCGGGCTGTCAGGGTGCAGACCGCTCCCGGTGTCCCATCACTCACTTTGACCACATCACATACGCCTGTCCGAGGAGCAGCACAGCGCACATCACTGGCTGGTATGGGAGAAACTTCGGCTTCAAGAGGTTCTTCATTGACAG GAATGAGGATGTAGATGAGGGATACGTGTTGAACCATGACGGGATCGGGCTGCGTTTGACAGCTATGGAATACTGGAAATGTAGTGAGTCTGGAATTAACCTGCCCTTTAAAGATGAAAAGGAGCCAGACTGCAAGTTTGTGATCGCAGAGTCTCTCCCTGAGCAAGGTGACATCTCAGACCTTCTGCATATTAAAG GCAGGAATCAGGTGGACACGTTTCTGGATGAGCACAGAGGAGCAGGAATCCAGCACATCGGCCTGTACACCGAGGACATCGTGAAAACAGCTCAAACTCTGAGTGAGGCCGGAGTTCAGTTCTTCTCTCCTCCTCCGGCGTACTACACTGAG GTGGGGAAGCAGCAGGAGATGTTGGATGCAGGTTATGATCCTCAAACACTAAGTCGATATGGGATTCTGCTGGACACTGACATCCAGACGCACACAGACAGGACCACAGATGGCCATCG GCACCTTCTGCAAGTCTTTACCAAGCCGCTGTTCGCAGAGGACACGTTTTTCCTGGAGCTGATCGAGCGCAGAGGAGCGACAGGCTTCGGCGAGGGGAACATCCGAGCGCTTTGGAGATCCGTTCAGGCCTACATGGAGAACGGAGAACATCAAGAGAGGCAGAGCAAAAAGCAGCAGAGCAAACAGCGCTGA